The Polyangiaceae bacterium genome includes a region encoding these proteins:
- the maf gene encoding septum formation protein Maf, whose translation MGKDRPLVLGSASPRRRQILGDLGIALIQKPGACDESTRSGETPLGYLERVAADKLGSVLPLLGEAPFAGVLVADTIVVVDDEILGKPADEADARGLLRRIVGRTHTVFTRYLISRSDAPGEPVSARTVRTEVTMRAASDEVIAGYAATGEGRDKAGAYAAQGIGAFLIERVAGSYTNVVGLPACEVVQDLCRVGLLERYP comes from the coding sequence ATCGGCAAGGACCGCCCGCTGGTGCTCGGCTCCGCTTCGCCTCGACGCCGGCAGATCCTGGGCGACCTCGGCATCGCCCTGATCCAGAAACCTGGGGCCTGCGACGAGTCGACGCGCTCCGGCGAGACCCCGCTGGGGTACCTCGAGCGGGTGGCGGCGGACAAGCTCGGGAGCGTGCTGCCGCTCTTGGGGGAGGCGCCGTTCGCCGGTGTGTTGGTCGCGGACACCATCGTCGTCGTCGACGACGAGATCCTCGGTAAACCCGCGGACGAGGCCGATGCTCGGGGCTTGCTCCGGCGCATCGTGGGGCGGACGCACACCGTCTTCACCCGCTACCTGATCTCGAGGAGCGACGCGCCGGGCGAGCCGGTCTCGGCGCGAACGGTCCGCACCGAGGTGACCATGCGGGCGGCCAGCGACGAGGTGATCGCCGGCTACGCTGCGACGGGTGAGGGGAGAGACAAGGCCGGTGCCTACGCCGCGCAGGGCATCGGCGCCTTCTTGATCGAGCGCGTCGCCGGCTCGTACACCAACGTCGTCGGGCTGCCGGCCTGCGAGGTGGTCCAAGACCTGTGTCGGGTCGGGCTGCTCGAGCGTTATCCGTGA
- a CDS encoding polysaccharide export protein, with product MLSFLPARLRALAATLLLVVFGVQAASLAACTGGQDNSNVKLPAPIESTTLGPGDVFTLQVVGEKELPSEYQIASDGTVDLPYIHSLKVSGLEPQEVARLVRKRLIEEKILNDPSVVVSVKEYNSKRITVLGQVAKPGSFPLTPGLTLIQAISLAGGLTAIANHDRLNLTRQTKSGRTTVVISVDAITDGRSPDLPLQAGDSIYVHERVF from the coding sequence ATGCTCTCGTTTCTTCCAGCCAGGCTCCGCGCCCTCGCCGCCACGCTCCTGCTCGTGGTGTTCGGCGTGCAGGCTGCGTCGCTCGCCGCCTGTACGGGCGGTCAAGACAACTCGAACGTGAAGCTCCCGGCGCCCATCGAGAGCACCACGCTGGGCCCCGGCGACGTGTTCACCCTCCAGGTGGTGGGAGAGAAAGAGCTGCCCTCGGAGTACCAGATCGCGTCCGACGGCACCGTGGACCTGCCCTACATCCACAGCCTGAAGGTTTCCGGGCTCGAGCCGCAGGAGGTCGCTCGCCTGGTGCGCAAGCGGCTGATCGAGGAGAAGATCCTGAACGACCCGAGCGTGGTGGTCTCCGTCAAGGAGTACAACAGCAAGCGCATCACGGTGCTCGGGCAGGTGGCCAAGCCCGGGAGCTTCCCGCTCACGCCCGGGCTGACGTTGATCCAAGCGATCTCGCTGGCCGGCGGGCTCACCGCCATCGCGAACCACGACCGGCTGAACCTGACCCGTCAGACCAAGAGCGGGCGCACCACGGTGGTCATCAGCGTCGACGCCATCACCGACGGGCGCTCGCCGGATTTGCCGCTTCAGGCGGGGGACTCGATCTACGTGCACGAGCGCGTGTTCTGA
- a CDS encoding AgmX/PglI C-terminal domain-containing protein — translation MTQQQPYQQPGSQRPGQMTAVMRAVALSGPKVLRIGVVQGGRIIEERIVKQRTHVTVGPSEKAMFVIATQNLPPTFRLFELVGNDYSLNFLDGMNGRIALPTGISDLSMLKGQARRTPQGAYQIRLTEDSRGKVVVGNTTILFQFVAPPPVQPKPQLPVSVTQGATSIDWGTTMIAAFSFLLHFLAIGAVYSDWLDPVFDEEVSVAGLVDSMKSLPPPPPVETKEEVDPNAEKSEKAEKAAPKSAGGAKGGGAPGKGGPMSAAQQAALSKELDNLEMATIGALSSQGPATAGVLRGGEVPTGALDAAAASGAGVSAGGIGGLNLGSGGGTIRPGMGGSGLAGMGTTGKTGGTTGTGEVKKVEGPKGSANVGGANVSGGNVSNAARVVAGMRAGFRACYNRGLAENPDAQGSIRLSIKVGPGGEVQGVTASASGNLPGSVTSCVQSRAQAAQFDPPEGGSAVIVVPVSFVKQ, via the coding sequence ATGACCCAGCAGCAGCCGTATCAACAGCCAGGCAGTCAACGACCGGGGCAGATGACGGCGGTGATGCGCGCCGTCGCGCTCAGCGGCCCGAAAGTCTTGCGCATCGGCGTCGTACAGGGTGGCCGGATCATCGAGGAGCGCATCGTCAAGCAGCGCACCCACGTGACCGTGGGTCCGAGCGAGAAGGCGATGTTCGTCATCGCCACCCAGAACCTGCCCCCGACCTTTCGCCTCTTCGAGCTGGTCGGCAACGACTACTCGCTGAACTTTCTGGACGGGATGAACGGTCGCATCGCGCTGCCGACCGGCATCTCCGATCTCTCGATGCTCAAGGGCCAAGCGCGCCGCACGCCGCAGGGCGCCTATCAGATCCGCCTGACCGAGGACTCGCGCGGCAAGGTCGTCGTCGGCAACACGACGATTCTGTTCCAGTTCGTCGCGCCTCCTCCGGTGCAGCCGAAGCCGCAGCTCCCGGTGAGCGTGACCCAGGGTGCAACCAGCATCGACTGGGGGACGACGATGATCGCGGCGTTCTCCTTCTTGCTCCACTTCCTGGCCATCGGCGCCGTGTACTCCGACTGGCTCGATCCGGTGTTCGACGAAGAAGTCAGCGTGGCCGGGCTGGTCGACTCGATGAAGTCGCTGCCGCCCCCGCCTCCGGTGGAGACCAAGGAAGAGGTCGATCCGAACGCGGAGAAGTCCGAAAAGGCGGAGAAGGCCGCGCCGAAGTCCGCGGGCGGGGCAAAAGGCGGCGGGGCGCCCGGCAAGGGGGGCCCGATGAGCGCGGCGCAGCAAGCCGCGCTGAGCAAGGAGCTCGACAACCTCGAGATGGCGACGATCGGCGCGCTCTCGAGCCAGGGGCCGGCGACGGCGGGCGTGCTCCGCGGTGGTGAAGTCCCCACCGGGGCTCTCGACGCGGCTGCGGCCAGCGGCGCCGGCGTCTCGGCCGGCGGCATCGGCGGGCTGAACCTCGGCAGCGGCGGCGGCACCATCCGTCCCGGCATGGGTGGGTCGGGTCTGGCGGGCATGGGGACCACCGGCAAGACCGGCGGCACGACCGGCACCGGTGAAGTGAAGAAGGTCGAAGGGCCGAAGGGCAGCGCCAACGTCGGCGGCGCCAACGTCAGCGGCGGCAACGTGAGCAACGCGGCGCGTGTGGTCGCCGGCATGCGTGCTGGCTTCCGCGCCTGCTACAACCGCGGCCTGGCCGAGAACCCGGATGCCCAGGGCAGCATTCGACTCAGCATCAAGGTCGGCCCTGGAGGTGAGGTCCAGGGTGTGACCGCCTCGGCCAGTGGTAATCTGCCGGGTTCGGTCACCAGCTGCGTCCAGTCCCGCGCCCAGGCGGCCCAGTTCGATCCGCCCGAGGGCGGCAGCGCCGTGATCGTGGTCCCGGTCAGCTTCGTGAAGCAGTGA
- a CDS encoding tetratricopeptide repeat protein gives MMKLRIGSALVIAFALATVACGGKDKPGAKYPGAGKIDQSTHGGPGAVYTPGGQQFAVTDAPSSGEAATNRPKMNASAAQAYNAGMDAFKAGDLQSAREQFTKATEADSNAYQAFYSLGVVKERLGESSGAASAYKSAVSVVADYEPAIYSLGVLLARDGKASEAESFLNGKAAKMPKSAAVTAALAEVKSIQGDSTEAQQLAKEALKKNPDYRPVMVTIARDHYRKRRLDLALYTLKAILDGHGDENPARDKNNAEARLLRGLIYQEQNNKAGALDDFKRAVETRPDLVEARVQLASYVLEAGNAFEAANLLEGALKYDKNHVLARLNLGDAYRLLGKADQAKKELEWVASKDSSLAQVHYNLGLLYLFSDNIAGIQPKAAVDKAISELELYKKMKPKGKAGERDDTDELLTRAKTKKALLEEAEKSKSKPAPAAKPAAGTGGGTGGTSTGKLPATDAKKPAEGAKK, from the coding sequence ATGATGAAGCTTCGAATCGGTTCGGCCCTGGTGATCGCCTTCGCGCTCGCGACGGTGGCTTGCGGCGGAAAGGACAAGCCCGGCGCGAAGTACCCGGGCGCCGGCAAGATCGATCAGTCGACCCACGGCGGGCCGGGCGCGGTCTACACGCCGGGGGGACAGCAGTTCGCCGTCACGGACGCGCCGTCGAGCGGCGAGGCAGCGACCAATCGGCCCAAGATGAACGCCTCCGCGGCGCAGGCCTACAACGCGGGCATGGACGCCTTCAAGGCCGGCGACCTGCAGTCGGCGCGGGAGCAGTTCACCAAGGCCACGGAGGCGGACTCCAACGCCTACCAGGCGTTCTACTCGCTCGGCGTCGTCAAGGAGCGGCTCGGGGAGTCGAGCGGCGCGGCCTCGGCGTACAAGAGCGCGGTCTCCGTGGTCGCCGACTACGAGCCCGCCATCTACTCGCTCGGCGTGCTGCTCGCGCGCGACGGCAAGGCCAGCGAGGCCGAGAGCTTCCTGAACGGCAAGGCTGCGAAGATGCCGAAGAGCGCCGCGGTGACGGCGGCGCTCGCGGAAGTGAAGTCCATCCAGGGCGACTCGACCGAAGCGCAGCAGCTCGCGAAGGAGGCCTTGAAGAAGAACCCGGACTATCGCCCGGTGATGGTCACCATCGCCCGCGATCACTACCGGAAGCGACGGCTGGATCTCGCGCTCTACACCCTCAAGGCCATCCTCGACGGCCACGGCGACGAGAACCCCGCGCGCGACAAGAACAACGCAGAGGCGCGCTTGCTGCGCGGGTTGATCTACCAGGAGCAGAACAACAAGGCCGGCGCGCTCGACGATTTCAAGCGTGCCGTGGAGACCAGACCAGACCTGGTCGAGGCCCGCGTGCAGCTCGCGAGCTACGTGCTCGAGGCCGGCAACGCCTTCGAGGCTGCGAACCTGCTGGAAGGCGCGCTCAAGTACGACAAGAATCACGTGCTCGCGCGCCTGAACCTCGGAGACGCCTACCGGCTGCTCGGCAAGGCCGACCAGGCCAAGAAGGAGCTCGAGTGGGTCGCGAGCAAGGACAGCTCGCTGGCCCAGGTGCACTATAACCTCGGCCTGCTCTACCTCTTCAGCGACAACATCGCCGGCATCCAGCCCAAGGCCGCGGTGGACAAGGCCATCAGCGAGCTCGAGCTCTACAAGAAGATGAAGCCGAAGGGGAAGGCGGGGGAGCGCGACGACACCGACGAGCTCCTCACCCGCGCCAAGACCAAGAAGGCGTTGCTCGAGGAAGCCGAGAAGTCGAAGAGCAAGCCAGCTCCCGCGGCCAAGCCTGCCGCGGGGACCGGCGGCGGCACCGGAGGCACCTCCACCGGCAAGCTTCCTGCCACCGACGCCAAGAAGCCCGCCGAAGGAGCCAAGAAATGA